A stretch of Paracoccus sp. MA DNA encodes these proteins:
- the addB gene encoding double-strand break repair protein AddB yields MPDWQNGIFALPCGADFPGAFADGLIRRMAHRPPQDMARVTVYANSGQSLMALRQAFIRRGPLLLPQLRLIADLGGGAATAPLARRLELGRLIDAALRADPDLAQGQSVPELAASLAALMAEMQLEGLDAQALDRIDASEHAQHWGRALAFLKIAAGYYLSDPPQDREARQRAAAGALAAAWARGADLPQGPVVVAGSTGSHGATRDFMRAVARLPMGAVVLPGFDADLPQAVWEGLDALSEDHPQARYAPLLAEFGAPAEWLPGTAPDPARNRLISLALRPAPVTDQWIEEGPRLGPLLPATKALTLIEAEQPGQEAEAVALVIREAVENRQPVTLIAADRMLTRRVQSALDRWGIIPDDSAGQPLPLTAPGLFLRHVADLFGAEMMLDALLVLLKHPVTATGLGPDYRREHNRHTRDLELHLRRNGPAFPDGAALRDWADRGDASSKPWALWLAALLDRIVPLAQDRAPRPLAERLRDLRALAEDLAAGPGGDADASELWAKASGGLARAVLDHLAAHAHLGHDLRPAEFCDLLQDELQGQAVRQDVAAHPLVRFRGPREARTEAVGEDAGLVILSGLNEGGWPQALPPDPWLSRPMRLAAGLTLPERRVGLSAHDFQQAVAAVQVVLTRARRDAEAETIPSRWLNRLVNLLGGLPDQQGPQALAEMRKRGRRWLDLAELQARPRMRLAPAPRPSPLPPPPALRELSVTEVRTLIRDPYAVYARRVLRLRALDPLRPEPDAAERGNVLHHIMDRFLRGLPDLPETPQAMKARLLALTDAVLEAEVPWPSARLFWRARIAGIADRLMADEAERLARGRPVLVEEYGAEAVPGLDFRLIARPDRLDLLQDGRVHVYDYKSGKPPTDKQIAHFDKQLPLEAAMVRHGAFKALGPAEVEGISYIQLGGEGKTESREFSPGFAEESWTGFVTLIRRYLDGERGFTARLAMERSDHASDYDHLSRHGEWDTTEVAAPQRFGDDG; encoded by the coding sequence ATGCCTGACTGGCAGAACGGGATCTTTGCCCTGCCCTGCGGCGCGGATTTCCCCGGCGCCTTCGCCGACGGGCTGATCCGGCGCATGGCCCACCGTCCGCCGCAGGACATGGCGCGGGTCACGGTCTATGCCAATTCCGGCCAGTCGCTGATGGCGCTGCGTCAGGCCTTCATCCGGCGCGGGCCGCTGCTTTTGCCGCAATTGCGGCTGATCGCCGACCTGGGCGGCGGCGCGGCCACGGCCCCGCTGGCGCGCCGGCTGGAACTGGGCCGTCTGATCGACGCCGCGCTGCGCGCCGATCCCGATCTGGCGCAGGGGCAATCGGTGCCGGAACTCGCTGCCTCGCTGGCGGCGCTGATGGCCGAGATGCAGCTGGAGGGGCTGGACGCGCAGGCGCTGGACCGCATCGATGCCAGCGAACACGCCCAGCATTGGGGCCGGGCGCTGGCCTTCCTGAAGATCGCCGCCGGCTATTACCTGTCCGACCCGCCGCAGGACCGCGAGGCCCGGCAGCGCGCCGCCGCCGGGGCGCTGGCCGCGGCCTGGGCGCGCGGCGCGGACCTGCCGCAGGGCCCGGTGGTCGTCGCCGGCTCGACCGGCTCGCATGGCGCGACGCGGGATTTCATGCGCGCCGTCGCCCGGTTGCCGATGGGCGCGGTGGTGCTGCCGGGCTTCGATGCCGATCTGCCGCAGGCGGTCTGGGAGGGGCTCGACGCGCTGTCCGAAGATCACCCGCAGGCGCGCTATGCGCCGCTGCTGGCCGAGTTCGGCGCCCCGGCGGAATGGCTGCCCGGAACGGCGCCCGACCCGGCGCGCAACCGCCTGATCTCGCTGGCGCTGCGTCCCGCGCCGGTCACCGATCAATGGATCGAGGAAGGCCCGCGCCTTGGCCCGCTGCTTCCCGCGACCAAGGCCCTGACCCTGATCGAGGCCGAGCAGCCGGGGCAGGAGGCCGAGGCCGTGGCGCTGGTCATCCGCGAGGCGGTGGAAAACCGCCAGCCGGTGACGCTGATCGCCGCCGACCGGATGCTGACCCGCCGCGTGCAATCGGCGCTGGACCGCTGGGGCATCATCCCGGACGATTCCGCTGGCCAGCCCCTGCCGCTGACCGCGCCCGGCCTCTTCCTGCGCCATGTCGCCGACCTTTTCGGGGCCGAGATGATGCTGGACGCGCTCTTGGTGTTGCTCAAGCACCCGGTCACCGCGACCGGGCTTGGCCCCGATTACCGGCGCGAGCACAACCGCCATACCCGCGACCTGGAGCTGCACCTGCGCCGTAACGGACCGGCCTTTCCCGATGGCGCGGCCTTGCGGGACTGGGCGGATCGCGGCGACGCCTCCAGCAAGCCCTGGGCGCTGTGGCTGGCCGCGCTTCTGGACCGCATCGTGCCGCTGGCGCAGGACCGCGCGCCGCGGCCGCTGGCGGAGCGGCTGCGCGATCTGCGCGCCCTGGCCGAGGATCTGGCCGCCGGTCCGGGCGGCGATGCCGATGCCTCGGAACTCTGGGCCAAGGCTTCGGGCGGGCTGGCGCGTGCGGTGCTGGATCATCTGGCCGCCCATGCGCATCTGGGCCACGACCTGCGGCCGGCCGAGTTCTGCGACCTGCTGCAGGACGAATTGCAGGGCCAGGCGGTGCGGCAGGACGTGGCCGCGCATCCGCTGGTCCGCTTTCGCGGCCCGCGCGAGGCGCGCACCGAGGCGGTGGGCGAGGATGCCGGGCTGGTGATCCTGTCGGGCCTGAACGAGGGGGGCTGGCCGCAGGCGCTGCCGCCCGATCCGTGGCTGTCGCGCCCGATGCGGCTGGCGGCGGGGCTGACCCTGCCCGAGCGCCGGGTGGGCCTGTCGGCGCATGACTTCCAGCAGGCCGTGGCGGCGGTGCAGGTGGTGCTGACCCGCGCCCGCCGCGACGCCGAGGCCGAGACCATCCCCTCGCGCTGGCTGAACCGGCTGGTGAACCTGCTGGGCGGGCTGCCGGACCAGCAGGGGCCGCAAGCGCTGGCCGAGATGCGGAAACGCGGCCGGCGCTGGCTGGACCTGGCCGAATTGCAGGCCCGGCCGCGCATGCGGCTGGCGCCGGCGCCGCGGCCCTCGCCCCTTCCGCCGCCGCCCGCCCTGCGCGAGCTGTCGGTGACCGAGGTCAGGACGCTGATCCGCGACCCCTATGCCGTCTATGCCCGCCGCGTGCTGCGCCTGCGGGCGCTGGACCCGCTGCGCCCCGAACCCGACGCGGCCGAGCGCGGCAATGTCCTGCATCACATCATGGACCGTTTCCTGCGCGGCCTTCCCGATCTGCCCGAGACGCCGCAGGCGATGAAGGCGCGGCTGCTTGCCCTTACCGACGCGGTGCTGGAAGCCGAGGTGCCCTGGCCCTCGGCCCGGCTGTTCTGGCGGGCGCGGATCGCCGGCATCGCCGACCGGCTGATGGCGGACGAGGCCGAGCGGCTGGCGCGCGGCCGGCCCGTCCTGGTCGAGGAATATGGCGCGGAGGCCGTGCCCGGCCTGGACTTCCGCCTGATCGCCCGGCCCGACCGGCTGGACCTGCTGCAGGACGGCCGGGTGCATGTCTATGACTACAAGTCCGGCAAGCCGCCGACCGACAAGCAGATCGCGCATTTCGACAAGCAATTGCCGCTGGAGGCCGCGATGGTCCGGCACGGCGCCTTCAAGGCGCTGGGACCGGCCGAGGTCGAGGGCATCAGCTATATCCAGCTGGGCGGCGAGGGAAAAACCGAAAGCCGCGAGTTCAGCCCCGGTTTTGCCGAGGAAAGCTGGACCGGCTTCGTCACCCTGATCCGCCGCTATCTGGACGGCGAGCGCGGCTTTACCGCCCGGCTGGCCATGGAACGCAGCGACCATGCCAGCGATTACGACCACCTGTCGCGGCATGGCGAATGGGACACGACCGAGGTCGCGGCCCCGCAGAGGTTCGGCGATGATGGATGA
- a CDS encoding nucleotidyltransferase family protein — protein MSLPLMIFAAGKGTRMAPLTDTLPKPLIPVGGQTLLDRTLALARQAGVGPVAVNIHHLGPQIRDHIAGQDIAVSDESDLLLETGGGLRKALPLLGPGPVITMNPDVIWTGPNPVRALLDGWREEMDALLMLVPLDRTHGRQGGGDFSLGPAGRLIRRGDLVYGGVQIIRPDRLAAIPEQVFSLNRLWDLMIAGGRAYGLVHPGEWCDVGRPDCIPLAESLLDA, from the coding sequence ATGAGCCTGCCGCTGATGATCTTCGCCGCGGGCAAGGGCACCCGCATGGCGCCGCTGACCGATACGCTGCCGAAACCGTTGATCCCGGTCGGCGGCCAGACCCTTCTGGATCGCACGCTGGCGCTGGCGCGGCAGGCGGGCGTCGGGCCGGTGGCGGTGAACATCCATCATCTGGGCCCGCAGATCCGTGATCACATCGCCGGGCAGGACATCGCCGTCTCGGACGAATCCGACCTGCTGCTCGAGACCGGCGGCGGCCTGCGCAAGGCGCTGCCGCTGCTTGGCCCCGGCCCTGTGATCACAATGAACCCGGATGTGATCTGGACCGGCCCGAACCCGGTCCGCGCCCTGCTGGACGGCTGGCGCGAGGAGATGGACGCGCTGCTGATGCTGGTGCCGCTGGACCGGACCCATGGCCGGCAGGGCGGCGGCGATTTCAGCCTAGGCCCGGCGGGCCGGCTGATCCGCAGGGGCGATCTGGTCTATGGCGGCGTGCAGATCATCCGCCCCGACCGGCTGGCCGCGATCCCCGAGCAGGTGTTCTCGCTCAACCGCCTTTGGGACCTGATGATCGCCGGGGGCCGTGCTTACGGGCTGGTCCATCCCGGTGAATGGTGCGATGTCGGCCGCCCCGACTGCATCCCGCTGGCCGAGAGCCTGCTCGATGCCTGA
- the tsaE gene encoding tRNA (adenosine(37)-N6)-threonylcarbamoyltransferase complex ATPase subunit type 1 TsaE produces MTLLATLDDADADLTACLARVMAAVLKPGHVVALQGPVGAGKTHFARAFIRARQGEAAEEVPSPTFTLVQTYADPLGTEIWHADLYRLTHPEELAELGLDEAMREAIVLVEWPEHGSPLPDPLTIGLEPLPDAPDLRRITLAGSEPHWGAMTRLPAIARLIHRAGWAGARLLPLAGDASSRRYFRLVEQDGRSAVLMDASPGVTAPYVAMTQWLRALDLHAPEILAADQAQGLLLIEDLGDDLVARVLESRPELAPRIYDRMTDLLVQLHGHEPPDFVLRLDGPELAHQVGLFAEYYPAAAGAPGKGAEVAAVIERLHAELAADMPPVLGLRDFHAENVVWRDDAPLGLLDFQDAVAVHPAYDLVSALQDARRDVAPEIEEAQIARYVAATGVDEARFRAAYALLGAQRNLRIMGIFTRLAQREGKRRYLAMMPRVWAAIRRDLAHPALAPLAQALEGVPAPTPEVIEGIAG; encoded by the coding sequence ATGACCCTGCTTGCGACGCTTGACGATGCCGATGCCGACCTGACCGCCTGCCTGGCGCGGGTGATGGCGGCTGTCCTGAAGCCCGGCCACGTGGTGGCGTTGCAGGGGCCGGTCGGCGCCGGCAAGACGCATTTCGCCCGCGCCTTCATCCGCGCCCGCCAGGGCGAGGCGGCCGAGGAGGTGCCCAGCCCCACCTTCACCCTGGTCCAGACCTATGCCGACCCGCTGGGGACCGAGATCTGGCATGCCGACCTTTACCGCCTGACCCATCCCGAGGAACTGGCCGAGCTTGGCCTTGACGAGGCCATGCGCGAGGCCATCGTGCTGGTCGAATGGCCCGAACATGGCAGCCCGCTGCCCGATCCGCTGACCATCGGGCTGGAGCCGCTGCCCGATGCCCCCGACCTGCGCCGCATCACCTTGGCCGGGTCCGAGCCGCATTGGGGCGCCATGACCCGCCTGCCCGCCATCGCCCGGCTGATCCACCGCGCCGGCTGGGCCGGGGCGCGCTTGCTGCCGCTGGCGGGCGACGCCTCGTCGCGGCGCTATTTCCGGCTGGTCGAGCAGGACGGGCGCAGCGCGGTGCTGATGGATGCCTCGCCCGGCGTGACCGCGCCCTATGTGGCCATGACGCAATGGCTGCGGGCGCTGGACCTGCACGCGCCCGAGATCCTGGCCGCCGACCAGGCGCAGGGCCTGCTGCTGATCGAGGATCTGGGCGACGATCTGGTGGCCCGGGTGCTGGAATCGCGCCCCGAGCTGGCGCCGCGCATCTATGACCGCATGACCGACCTCTTGGTGCAGCTGCACGGCCACGAGCCGCCGGACTTCGTGCTGCGCCTCGACGGGCCGGAACTGGCGCATCAGGTCGGGCTGTTCGCCGAATACTATCCCGCTGCCGCCGGTGCGCCCGGCAAGGGCGCCGAGGTCGCCGCGGTGATCGAGCGGCTGCATGCCGAACTGGCTGCCGACATGCCGCCGGTGCTGGGCCTGCGCGATTTCCATGCCGAGAATGTCGTCTGGCGGGACGATGCGCCGCTGGGCCTTCTGGATTTCCAGGACGCGGTGGCGGTGCATCCGGCCTATGACCTGGTCTCGGCCCTGCAGGACGCCCGCCGCGACGTCGCGCCCGAGATCGAAGAGGCGCAGATCGCCCGCTATGTCGCCGCGACGGGCGTGGACGAGGCGCGGTTTCGCGCCGCCTATGCGCTCTTGGGCGCGCAGCGCAACCTGCGCATCATGGGCATCTTCACCCGGCTGGCGCAGCGCGAGGGCAAGCGGCGCTATCTGGCGATGATGCCGCGCGTCTGGGCGGCGATCCGGCGCGACCTGGCGCATCCGGCGCTGGCGCCGCTGGCCCAGGCGCTGGAGGGTGTCCCTGCGCCGACGCCCGAGGTGATCGAGGGCATCGCCGGATGA
- the dapB gene encoding 4-hydroxy-tetrahydrodipicolinate reductase, translating to MEKPGIVITGASGRMGQMLVRTVLASDQARLVGAVEREGNPWVGRDLGEAMGGAALGITVTDDPVEAIAKAQAVIDFTAPAATVAFAELSAQARAVHVIGTTGFEPAHLDKLKAAARHAPIIRAGNMSLGVNLLVGLTRKVAAALGEDWDIEVVEAHHNRKVDAPSGTALMLGEAAATGRGHGLDELRTPAREGITGARAPGSIGFSAIRGGDIVGEHDVIFATAGERVVLRHVATDRAIFARGALRAALWGQDKGPGEYDMADVLGL from the coding sequence ATGGAAAAACCGGGAATCGTCATCACGGGCGCGTCGGGCCGCATGGGGCAGATGCTGGTGCGCACCGTTCTGGCGTCGGATCAGGCCCGCCTTGTCGGCGCCGTCGAACGCGAGGGCAATCCCTGGGTCGGCCGCGACCTGGGCGAGGCGATGGGCGGCGCGGCGCTGGGAATCACCGTCACCGACGATCCGGTCGAGGCCATCGCCAAGGCGCAGGCGGTGATCGACTTCACCGCCCCGGCGGCGACGGTGGCCTTTGCCGAACTGTCCGCGCAGGCCCGCGCCGTGCATGTGATCGGCACCACCGGTTTCGAGCCCGCCCATCTGGACAAGCTGAAGGCCGCCGCCCGCCACGCGCCGATCATCCGCGCCGGCAACATGAGCCTGGGCGTCAACCTGCTGGTCGGGCTGACCCGCAAGGTCGCTGCCGCGCTGGGCGAGGACTGGGATATCGAGGTGGTCGAGGCGCATCACAACCGCAAGGTCGATGCGCCCTCGGGCACCGCGCTGATGCTGGGCGAGGCCGCCGCCACCGGGCGCGGCCACGGCCTGGACGAGTTGCGCACGCCTGCGCGCGAGGGCATCACCGGCGCCCGCGCCCCCGGCTCGATCGGGTTCAGCGCCATCCGCGGCGGCGATATCGTCGGCGAGCATGACGTGATCTTCGCCACCGCGGGCGAGCGGGTGGTGCTGCGCCATGTCGCCACCGACCGCGCCATCTTTGCCCGCGGCGCGCTGCGGGCGGCGCTGTGGGGCCAGGACAAGGGGCCGGGCGAATACGACATGGCCGACGTTCTGGGGCTTTGA
- the rbfA gene encoding 30S ribosome-binding factor RbfA: MAQNRFHSGTGPSQRQLRVGELIRRTLSDVLLRGDVHDPELNRHSITVGEVRTSPDLKVATAFVLPLGGHDAEEALAALRRNSGELRHLVAKAMTLKYAPQLRFVLDETFDRMDDTRRLLSEDRVRRDVESHPEDDED; encoded by the coding sequence ATGGCACAGAACCGCTTTCATTCCGGCACAGGCCCCTCGCAGCGCCAGCTTCGCGTGGGCGAGCTGATCCGCCGCACGCTTTCCGACGTCCTCCTGCGCGGGGATGTCCACGATCCCGAGCTGAACCGGCATTCGATCACGGTCGGAGAGGTGCGGACCTCGCCCGACCTCAAGGTCGCGACGGCCTTCGTGCTGCCGTTGGGCGGGCACGATGCCGAAGAGGCGCTGGCCGCGCTGCGCCGCAATTCGGGCGAGCTGCGCCATCTGGTCGCCAAGGCGATGACGCTGAAATATGCGCCGCAGCTGCGCTTCGTGCTGGACGAAACCTTCGACCGCATGGACGACACGCGCCGCCTCTTGTCCGAGGACCGGGTGCGCCGCGACGTCGAATCGCATCCGGAAGACGATGAAGATTGA
- a CDS encoding phosphodiester glycosidase family protein codes for MKIDLKRRLGLAIGALVAMTLPAMAGICEKRDFDGQGYVICTLAAEQEPGLRLWLNGPDGRVLGDFTAVRRMLAEGEVLGFAMNAGMYHPDFTPVGLYVSDGVSQHDLVTAGGGGNFGMLPNGVFCTGGARPYQVIESRAFARAAPECRIATQSGPMLVIDGALHPRFLVDSDSRYIRNGVGVSPDGQTAWFAISDRAVTFHEFGRLFRDGLGARDALYFDGSISRLYAPSLGRADFGRRLGPIIGYVGQN; via the coding sequence ATGAAGATTGACCTCAAGCGCCGGCTGGGGCTGGCCATCGGCGCATTGGTCGCCATGACCCTGCCCGCCATGGCCGGGATCTGCGAAAAGCGCGACTTCGACGGGCAGGGCTATGTGATCTGCACGCTGGCGGCGGAACAGGAGCCGGGGCTGCGGCTGTGGCTGAACGGCCCGGACGGCCGGGTCTTGGGCGATTTCACCGCCGTGCGCCGCATGCTGGCCGAGGGCGAGGTGCTGGGTTTCGCCATGAATGCCGGCATGTATCACCCGGATTTCACCCCGGTCGGGCTTTACGTCAGCGACGGCGTCAGCCAGCATGATCTGGTGACGGCCGGCGGCGGCGGCAATTTCGGCATGCTGCCGAACGGCGTGTTCTGCACCGGCGGCGCCCGGCCCTATCAGGTGATCGAAAGCCGGGCCTTTGCCAGGGCCGCCCCGGAATGCCGGATCGCCACGCAATCGGGGCCGATGCTGGTGATCGACGGCGCGCTGCATCCGCGTTTCCTGGTGGACAGCGACAGCCGCTATATCAGGAACGGCGTCGGCGTCTCTCCGGACGGGCAGACGGCATGGTTCGCCATCTCGGACCGGGCGGTGACGTTCCACGAATTCGGCCGGCTGTTCCGCGACGGGCTGGGGGCGCGGGATGCGCTGTATTTCGACGGCTCGATTTCGCGGCTATACGCCCCCAGCCTTGGCCGCGCCGATTTCGGGCGGCGGCTGGGGCCGATCATCGGATATGTAGGACAGAACTAG
- the truB gene encoding tRNA pseudouridine(55) synthase TruB has translation MARKKGREIHGWLIVDKPAGIGSTDVVGKVRWALDAKKAGHAGTLDPDATGVLAVALGEATKTVPILAEALKAYDFTVNWGAETTTDDASGAVVKTSDARPDEAAIRAALPAFTGEIMQVPPAVSAVRVDGARAYDLAREGEVVELAARPLWVDSLELLGAAQDSAELRMVCGKGGYVRAIARDLGRKLGCLGHVAQLRRIWSGPFDAADGFAFDRIDRANQAEIEAALLPLQAALADLPEMQATEMGATRILNGNPGQVLGHAEFGEEVWVSRNGRALCIGRYMGGEVQPSRVFNLG, from the coding sequence ATGGCGCGAAAAAAGGGACGCGAGATCCACGGTTGGCTGATCGTGGACAAGCCGGCGGGCATCGGCTCGACCGATGTGGTCGGCAAGGTCCGCTGGGCGCTGGACGCGAAGAAGGCCGGCCATGCCGGGACGCTGGACCCGGACGCGACCGGCGTGCTGGCCGTGGCGCTGGGAGAGGCGACCAAGACCGTGCCGATCCTGGCCGAGGCGCTGAAAGCCTATGACTTCACGGTGAATTGGGGCGCCGAGACCACGACCGACGACGCCTCGGGCGCGGTGGTGAAGACCAGCGATGCGCGCCCGGACGAGGCGGCGATCCGCGCCGCGCTGCCCGCATTCACCGGCGAGATCATGCAGGTTCCGCCCGCCGTCTCGGCCGTGCGCGTCGATGGCGCGCGGGCCTATGACCTCGCGCGCGAGGGCGAGGTGGTCGAGCTTGCCGCCCGGCCGCTCTGGGTGGACTCGCTGGAGCTTCTGGGCGCGGCACAGGACAGCGCCGAGCTGCGCATGGTCTGCGGCAAGGGCGGCTATGTCCGCGCCATCGCCCGCGACCTCGGCCGCAAGCTGGGCTGCCTTGGCCATGTCGCGCAGCTGCGCCGCATCTGGTCGGGACCCTTCGACGCCGCAGACGGCTTCGCCTTCGACCGCATCGACCGCGCCAACCAGGCCGAGATCGAGGCGGCGCTGCTGCCCCTGCAAGCCGCGCTGGCCGACCTGCCCGAGATGCAGGCGACCGAGATGGGCGCCACCCGCATCCTGAACGGCAATCCCGGCCAGGTGCTGGGCCATGCCGAGTTCGGAGAGGAGGTCTGGGTCAGCCGCAACGGCCGGGCGCTGTGCATCGGCCGCTACATGGGCGGAGAGGTGCAGCCCTCGCGCGTGTTCAACCTGGGCTAG
- a CDS encoding oxaloacetate decarboxylase: protein MPDQQAKFEALKALHEAEGAFVMPNPWDAGSARLLASLGFQALATTSAGYAFSKGKPDSIAGLGREEIVDNAAEIVGATELPVSADLQDGFGAAPETCAETIRLACRVGLVGGSIEDATGDAADPIHDLSLAVERIRAAAEAARGLPFLLTARAENFLWGRPDLDDTIRRLQAFSEAGADVLYAPGLPDLQAIRTVCAALDKPVNVVMGLSGPTWSVAELAQAGVRRISVGGSFARAALGALMRAAEEVRSAGTFTYAAEALPGATVARIMAPGGEEV, encoded by the coding sequence ATGCCGGACCAACAGGCGAAGTTCGAGGCGCTGAAGGCGCTGCACGAGGCGGAGGGCGCCTTCGTCATGCCCAATCCCTGGGATGCGGGCTCGGCCCGGCTGCTGGCCAGCCTGGGGTTTCAGGCGCTGGCGACCACCAGCGCCGGCTATGCCTTTTCCAAGGGCAAGCCGGATTCCATCGCCGGGCTCGGACGCGAGGAGATCGTGGACAATGCCGCCGAGATCGTCGGCGCGACCGAGCTGCCGGTCTCGGCTGATCTGCAGGATGGTTTCGGCGCCGCACCGGAGACCTGCGCCGAAACCATCCGGCTGGCCTGTCGGGTGGGGCTGGTCGGCGGCTCGATCGAGGATGCGACGGGGGATGCCGCCGATCCGATCCACGACCTGTCCCTGGCGGTCGAGCGCATCCGGGCCGCGGCAGAGGCGGCGCGGGGCCTGCCCTTCCTGCTGACCGCGCGGGCCGAGAACTTCCTTTGGGGCCGGCCGGATCTGGATGACACGATCCGGCGGCTGCAAGCCTTTTCCGAAGCCGGGGCGGATGTGCTTTATGCGCCGGGCCTGCCGGACCTGCAGGCGATCCGCACGGTCTGCGCCGCGCTGGACAAGCCCGTCAACGTGGTCATGGGGCTGTCGGGTCCGACCTGGTCGGTGGCCGAGCTGGCGCAGGCCGGGGTGCGGCGGATCAGCGTCGGCGGCTCTTTCGCGCGGGCGGCGCTCGGCGCGCTGATGCGCGCCGCCGAGGAGGTCCGATCCGCCGGCACCTTCACCTATGCCGCCGAGGCCCTGCCCGGCGCAACCGTCGCGCGGATCATGGCGCCGGGCGGCGAGGAGGTCTAG
- a CDS encoding MBL fold metallo-hydrolase translates to MFRTDISRRHAMLIGGALPMALVLPAHAQTAAPAQTAPAEPAGEAPVFRGRAHTIQLGGFEVTTLLGGASMSDNPIETFGLNADPAEFESLSAENFIPADRSGGSFTLTLVRTPDALVLFDAGMVPANNAASMAQAGLTPEDVTHVVLTHMHPDHISGLMDGEAPAFPNAQLILPRPENDYWAANPSEAYTAKVVPLLDQAQQIEGTEEILPGIRAEQAHGHTPGHTTYLLESEGQRLLITGDSFNHYVYSVQRPAWHVRFDVDREQGAATRQAVLARLAEEKIPFIGYHMPFPALGFIAPNGEGSFRFVPATYQFG, encoded by the coding sequence ATGTTCAGGACCGATATCAGCCGCCGTCATGCCATGCTTATCGGCGGCGCGCTGCCCATGGCGCTGGTGCTGCCGGCGCATGCCCAGACCGCCGCCCCCGCCCAGACCGCGCCCGCCGAGCCGGCAGGCGAGGCGCCGGTCTTTCGGGGCCGTGCCCATACGATCCAGCTGGGCGGCTTCGAAGTGACGACGCTGCTGGGCGGCGCCAGCATGAGCGACAATCCGATCGAGACCTTCGGGCTTAACGCCGACCCGGCCGAGTTCGAAAGCCTCAGCGCCGAGAATTTCATTCCCGCCGACCGCAGCGGCGGCTCGTTCACCCTGACCTTGGTGCGCACGCCCGATGCGCTGGTGCTGTTCGACGCCGGCATGGTCCCGGCCAACAACGCCGCCTCGATGGCGCAGGCCGGGCTGACGCCCGAGGACGTGACCCATGTCGTGCTGACCCATATGCATCCCGACCATATCAGCGGCCTGATGGATGGCGAGGCCCCGGCCTTTCCCAATGCCCAACTGATCCTGCCCCGGCCCGAGAACGATTACTGGGCCGCCAATCCCAGCGAGGCCTATACAGCCAAGGTGGTGCCGCTGCTCGACCAGGCGCAGCAGATCGAGGGGACCGAGGAAATCCTGCCCGGCATCAGGGCCGAACAGGCGCATGGCCACACGCCCGGCCATACCACCTATCTGCTGGAAAGCGAGGGGCAGCGGCTGCTGATCACCGGCGACAGCTTCAACCACTATGTCTATTCGGTGCAGCGCCCGGCCTGGCATGTGCGCTTCGACGTGGACAGGGAGCAGGGCGCGGCCACCCGGCAGGCGGTGCTGGCCCGGCTGGCCGAAGAGAAGATCCCCTTCATCGGCTATCACATGCCCTTCCCGGCTTTGGGTTTCATCGCCCCGAACGGCGAGGGGTCGTTCCGCTTCGTGCCCGCGACCTATCAGTTCGGCTGA
- a CDS encoding pseudouridine synthase → MSFLYQPTAEQPRVIHADHEILVVEKPAGLLSVPGRGEDRADCLIERLRAAFPTVLLVHRLDMDTSGVMVFALTPHAQRHLSRQFEDRRTKKTYVARLWGRLEPKSGMVDLPLIVDWPNRPRQKVDHAEGRPAQTEWRVVKATDAETRVRLMPITGRSHQLRVHTAKLGHPILGDPLYATGAAADFPRLMLHAESLRFKHPETGVMQGFSAPAPF, encoded by the coding sequence ATGAGCTTTCTCTACCAGCCCACGGCCGAACAGCCGCGCGTGATCCATGCCGATCACGAGATCCTGGTGGTCGAGAAGCCGGCCGGGCTGCTCTCGGTCCCCGGACGGGGCGAGGATCGCGCGGATTGCCTGATCGAGCGGCTGCGCGCCGCCTTTCCGACCGTGCTGCTGGTGCATCGGCTGGACATGGACACGTCGGGGGTCATGGTCTTTGCCCTGACCCCGCATGCGCAGCGCCACTTGTCCCGGCAGTTCGAGGACCGGCGCACGAAAAAGACCTATGTCGCGCGGCTCTGGGGCCGGTTGGAGCCGAAAAGCGGCATGGTGGACCTGCCGCTGATCGTCGACTGGCCGAACCGCCCGCGCCAGAAGGTCGATCATGCCGAGGGCCGCCCGGCACAGACCGAATGGCGGGTGGTCAAGGCGACGGATGCCGAGACGCGGGTGCGGCTGATGCCGATCACCGGCCGCAGCCATCAGCTGCGCGTGCACACGGCCAAGCTGGGCCACCCGATCCTGGGCGATCCGCTTTACGCGACCGGCGCGGCGGCGGATTTCCCCCGCCTGATGCTGCATGCCGAAAGCCTGCGCTTCAAGCACCCGGAAACCGGGGTGATGCAAGGCTTTTCCGCCCCGGCGCCCTTCTGA